In the genome of Streptomyces globosus, one region contains:
- a CDS encoding membrane-associated oxidoreductase → MEIIELTPAERRVWDAFPRGEGVDFREHPDEDPAAGSSWGPERTLRAEALAALLLTGPTRDGQVAGLNVRGARITGKLVLKYADVDHAIRLRACLFERKPVLFGARLRALSLTDSVLPGLTASTLTVDLALRLACCRITGPVRLAGARIGGGFFLKKAVIGDPDTAGREGEEPPLQFNHAHIGTDVIAAGLTVHGQTRINGATVGGRINLDDARLLAPGGTALHAETLTVGTDLRAMRMQARGRVNLTGSRIPGQLNLAYASFANPGGVALRASSCTAGELWLRECPTLQGSVNLRRSTFDLLHVPPTAWPDRIRVDGLTYRTLAPHLPAEERLPALEREESGYLPYAYEQLAAAYLTVGDEAAARTVQLAKLRRHRGTLPRHGRLWGLLQDATVGYGFRPLRAALWLLALLLTGSVAYGMRPPPPLKPDEAPEFNPVFYTLDLMLPIIGFGQEQAFAPRGWAQWLSYLLIVTGWVLATTTAAGISRSLRRQ, encoded by the coding sequence GTGGAGATCATCGAGCTGACCCCCGCGGAGCGCCGCGTCTGGGACGCCTTCCCGCGCGGCGAGGGCGTCGACTTCCGGGAGCACCCCGACGAGGACCCGGCGGCCGGGTCCTCGTGGGGGCCCGAGCGCACCCTGCGCGCCGAGGCGCTGGCCGCGCTCCTGCTCACCGGCCCCACGCGGGACGGGCAGGTCGCGGGCCTGAACGTGCGCGGCGCCCGCATCACCGGCAAGCTCGTCCTCAAGTACGCGGACGTCGACCACGCGATCCGGCTGCGCGCCTGCCTCTTCGAGCGCAAGCCGGTCCTGTTCGGGGCCCGGCTGCGGGCGCTGTCGCTCACCGACTCGGTGCTGCCCGGCCTGACCGCCTCGACGCTCACCGTCGACCTCGCCCTCCGCCTCGCCTGCTGCCGGATCACCGGCCCCGTCCGGCTCGCCGGGGCCCGGATAGGCGGCGGCTTCTTCCTGAAGAAGGCCGTCATAGGCGACCCGGACACCGCCGGACGGGAGGGGGAGGAGCCGCCGCTGCAGTTCAACCACGCCCACATCGGCACCGACGTCATCGCGGCGGGCCTGACCGTCCACGGCCAGACGCGGATCAACGGCGCCACCGTCGGCGGCCGGATCAACCTCGACGACGCCCGCCTCCTCGCCCCCGGCGGCACCGCCCTGCACGCCGAGACCCTCACCGTCGGCACCGACCTGCGCGCCATGCGCATGCAGGCCCGCGGCCGCGTCAACCTCACCGGATCCCGGATACCGGGCCAGCTGAACCTCGCCTACGCCTCCTTCGCCAACCCGGGCGGAGTCGCCCTGCGCGCCTCCAGCTGCACGGCCGGGGAGCTCTGGCTGCGGGAGTGCCCCACCCTCCAGGGGTCGGTGAACCTGCGGCGCTCCACCTTCGACCTGCTGCACGTCCCGCCGACCGCCTGGCCCGACCGCATCCGCGTCGACGGCCTGACCTACCGCACCCTCGCCCCGCACCTGCCGGCCGAGGAGCGGCTGCCCGCGCTGGAGCGCGAGGAGTCCGGCTACCTCCCGTACGCCTACGAGCAGCTCGCCGCCGCCTACCTCACCGTGGGCGACGAGGCCGCCGCCCGCACGGTGCAGCTCGCCAAGCTCCGCCGCCACCGGGGGACGCTGCCCCGGCACGGCCGGCTGTGGGGGCTCCTCCAGGACGCCACCGTCGGCTACGGCTTCCGGCCGCTGCGCGCGGCGCTCTGGCTGCTGGCGCTGCTGCTGACCGGCTCCGTCGCGTACGGGATGAGGCCCCCGCCGCCGCTGAAGCCGGACGAGGCTCCCGAGTTCAACCCGGTCTTCTACACCCTGGACCTGATGCTGCCGATCATCGGGTTCGGGCAGGAGCAGGCCTTCGCGCCGCGCGGCTGGGCGCAGTGGCTGTCGTACCTGCTGATCGTGACCGGCTGGGTCCTCGCCACGACGACGGCAGCGGGCATCAGCCGGTCACTGCGCCGGCAGTAG
- a CDS encoding HEAT repeat domain-containing protein — translation MDARSREARQGSAAACALLRGTPPPAGGVLRSAGPDAWIAFDEEIRSHGPLPQAAAPAFRARVLGLTGRGRLPERPVEVLLCHPDGRVREAALGTPQPPPELVVIRCADWAAAVREPARRLLARTLADAPAATLVALTPLVLRLAERDQGAWALALFEAALRTDPPLPGAPDRPGPDTGPAPPADRPSTVLARLRGSADLPTRRYATRLTLDTPPLRDRLTVRDLARLAAAERDPANAAVWADATLGALAAARPDSRGRDGGGQDESAERDEAVDLLLGSPLPTVRAAGVTALRRAGRTAEGVSHLADRSPLVRACARWLVAQDGGDPHDRYRRLAADPSGCSPHAVAGLAECGRTEDVPLLRSLLDHPSGAVRAAAVAGLRRLGADVDHTALLALLDDPSPAAAREAALSLRPVAEVLDTAHLLSRCTLKQPLHTRRAAFRLLQAQGGTAARQAAESLSSDWEPALRRAARAASRYYAVSERTGRRGWLRG, via the coding sequence GTGGACGCACGGAGCCGGGAGGCCCGGCAGGGGAGCGCAGCCGCCTGCGCACTGCTGCGGGGCACGCCCCCGCCCGCCGGAGGGGTGCTGCGGTCGGCCGGACCCGACGCCTGGATCGCCTTCGACGAGGAGATCCGCAGCCACGGCCCCCTCCCCCAAGCAGCCGCACCCGCCTTCCGCGCGCGCGTCCTCGGGCTTACGGGCCGCGGCCGGCTGCCGGAACGCCCCGTCGAGGTGCTCCTGTGCCACCCCGACGGCAGGGTCCGCGAAGCCGCCCTCGGCACGCCGCAGCCCCCGCCGGAGCTTGTGGTGATCCGCTGCGCCGACTGGGCCGCCGCCGTACGCGAACCGGCCCGCCGCCTCCTCGCCCGCACGCTCGCCGACGCCCCCGCCGCCACCCTGGTCGCCCTCACCCCGCTCGTCCTGCGACTCGCCGAGCGCGACCAGGGGGCCTGGGCACTCGCCCTCTTCGAAGCCGCCCTCCGCACCGACCCCCCGCTGCCTGGCGCCCCCGACCGGCCCGGCCCGGACACCGGGCCCGCCCCGCCCGCCGACCGCCCGAGCACGGTGCTTGCCCGCCTGCGCGGCAGCGCCGACCTGCCCACGCGCCGCTACGCCACCCGCCTCACCCTCGACACCCCGCCCCTGCGTGACCGGCTGACCGTACGGGACCTCGCCCGCCTCGCCGCCGCGGAACGCGACCCGGCGAACGCCGCCGTGTGGGCGGACGCCACCCTGGGGGCGCTGGCCGCGGCGCGGCCCGACAGCAGGGGCCGCGATGGGGGCGGGCAGGACGAGTCGGCCGAGCGGGACGAGGCGGTGGACCTCCTCCTCGGCAGCCCGCTCCCGACCGTCCGCGCCGCCGGCGTCACCGCCCTGCGCCGGGCCGGCCGCACCGCGGAGGGCGTGTCCCACCTCGCCGACCGATCCCCGCTCGTACGGGCCTGCGCGCGCTGGCTCGTCGCCCAGGACGGCGGCGACCCGCACGACCGCTACCGCCGCCTGGCCGCGGACCCGTCCGGCTGCTCCCCGCACGCGGTGGCCGGTCTCGCCGAGTGCGGCCGCACCGAGGACGTCCCCCTCCTGCGGAGCCTCCTCGACCACCCCTCAGGTGCCGTGCGCGCCGCTGCCGTGGCCGGGCTCCGCCGCCTGGGCGCCGACGTCGACCACACTGCGCTGCTCGCCCTCCTGGACGACCCCTCCCCCGCGGCGGCCCGCGAGGCAGCCCTCAGCCTCCGCCCGGTGGCGGAGGTCCTGGACACCGCGCACCTGCTGTCCCGCTGCACGCTGAAACAGCCCCTCCACACCCGCCGCGCGGCGTTCCGGCTACTCCAGGCCCAGGGCGGCACGGCCGCGAGGCAGGCCGCGGAGTCCCTGTCGTCGGACTGGGAGCCGGCCCTGCGCCGCGCGGCCCGCGCTGCGTCCCGGTACTACGCGGTGTCGGAACGCACCGGGCGGCGGGGGTGGTTGCGGGGGTAG
- a CDS encoding arginine repressor: MSQAQDNDQWASPRPEPAGGPAVPQTRTARHRRIVDILNRQPVRSQSQLAKLLADDGLSVTQATLSRDLDELGAVKIRNTGGELIYAVPSEGGFRTPQAPLGESAKEERMRRLSGELLISAEASANLVVLRTPPGAAQFLASAIDQAELHAVLGTIAGDDTLMLISRDPAGGQALADHMLRLAQKEG; the protein is encoded by the coding sequence ATGAGCCAGGCGCAGGACAACGACCAGTGGGCCTCCCCCCGGCCGGAACCCGCGGGAGGCCCCGCCGTCCCGCAGACCCGCACCGCCCGCCACCGCCGGATCGTGGACATCCTCAACCGGCAGCCGGTCCGGTCGCAGAGCCAACTGGCCAAGCTGCTCGCCGACGACGGGCTGAGCGTCACCCAGGCGACGCTCTCCCGCGACCTCGACGAGCTCGGCGCCGTGAAGATCCGCAACACCGGCGGCGAGCTGATCTACGCGGTGCCCAGCGAGGGCGGCTTCCGCACCCCGCAGGCCCCGCTCGGCGAGTCGGCCAAGGAGGAGCGCATGCGCCGCCTCTCCGGCGAACTGCTGATCTCCGCGGAGGCCTCCGCGAACCTCGTCGTCCTGCGCACCCCGCCCGGTGCGGCCCAGTTCCTCGCCTCGGCGATCGACCAGGCCGAACTCCACGCCGTCCTCGGCACCATCGCCGGCGACGACACCCTCATGCTGATCAGCCGCGACCCGGCCGGGGGCCAGGCGCTGGCCGACCACATGCTGAGGCTGGCGCAGAAGGAGGGGTGA
- a CDS encoding MFS transporter: protein MTRTEQLKPLNGAEGTSGGGSRGRWLALAVLVLAVLLVAVDATVLGLATPSLSEDLKPSGTQLLWIGDIYSFVIAGLLVSMGSLGDRIGRKKLLLTGATAFGAVSVLTACATSPEMMIVARALLGVAGATLMPSTLALIRNIFTDPRERSLAIGIWGAAASAGAAVGPVVGGALLQHFYWGSVFLINLPVMAVLVIVGVKLLPESKNPVAGPWDLLSVALSLVGVIGVVYAVKEAATHGLTPEVAAAALGGAAALYTFVRRQFTLDAPLLDVRLFKDRGFSGAVIADLLTVFGLSGLLFFLSQFLQLVQGREPLEAGLAELPAAVGAVATGLVAGAWARRFSVRAVVAGGLGAIGLALAALTAVERTSGYPLLGASLLAVGVGAGFSFTVTADVILSSVPKEQAGAASAVSETAYELGAALGIALLGSIVTGVYQGFTAPAQVPPAVAEAAHDSLGGAVEAASSLDPQTAHALVTAAQDTFVEGLRLASGVSALVLLATAVAAWFLLKGQKLQDGAPAHP, encoded by the coding sequence ATGACCCGCACCGAGCAGCTGAAGCCCCTGAACGGGGCGGAGGGCACCAGTGGCGGCGGCAGCCGCGGGCGCTGGCTCGCGCTCGCCGTCCTGGTCCTCGCCGTCCTCCTCGTCGCCGTCGACGCCACCGTCCTCGGCCTCGCCACGCCATCCCTCTCCGAAGACCTGAAGCCGTCCGGCACACAGCTGCTGTGGATCGGCGACATCTACTCCTTCGTCATCGCCGGCCTGCTCGTCTCCATGGGCTCCCTCGGCGACCGGATAGGACGCAAGAAGCTGCTCCTGACCGGCGCGACCGCGTTCGGCGCCGTGTCCGTGCTCACCGCCTGCGCCACCAGCCCCGAGATGATGATCGTCGCCCGGGCCCTCCTCGGCGTCGCCGGCGCGACCCTCATGCCGTCCACGCTGGCGCTGATCCGCAACATCTTCACCGACCCGCGGGAGCGCAGCCTCGCCATCGGCATCTGGGGGGCCGCCGCCTCCGCGGGCGCGGCCGTCGGGCCCGTCGTCGGCGGGGCGCTGCTCCAGCACTTCTACTGGGGCTCGGTCTTCCTCATCAACCTGCCCGTCATGGCCGTCCTCGTCATCGTCGGCGTGAAGCTGCTGCCCGAGTCGAAGAACCCGGTCGCCGGCCCGTGGGACCTCCTCAGCGTCGCGCTGTCCCTCGTCGGTGTCATCGGCGTCGTCTACGCCGTCAAGGAAGCCGCCACGCACGGCCTGACCCCCGAGGTCGCCGCGGCCGCGCTGGGCGGTGCGGCCGCCCTGTACACCTTCGTCCGCCGCCAGTTCACCCTGGACGCGCCGCTCCTCGACGTGCGGCTCTTCAAGGACCGGGGCTTCTCCGGCGCCGTCATCGCCGACCTGCTGACCGTGTTCGGCCTGTCCGGACTGCTGTTCTTCCTCTCCCAGTTCCTCCAGCTGGTCCAGGGCCGCGAGCCGCTGGAGGCCGGCCTGGCCGAACTGCCCGCCGCCGTCGGCGCCGTCGCCACCGGCCTGGTGGCCGGCGCCTGGGCCCGCCGCTTCTCGGTGCGGGCCGTCGTCGCGGGCGGGCTCGGCGCCATCGGCCTGGCGCTCGCCGCGCTCACCGCGGTCGAGCGGACCAGCGGCTACCCGCTGCTCGGCGCATCCCTGCTGGCCGTCGGCGTCGGTGCGGGCTTCTCCTTCACCGTCACCGCCGACGTGATCCTCTCCAGCGTGCCCAAGGAGCAGGCCGGCGCCGCCTCGGCCGTCTCCGAGACCGCGTACGAGCTCGGGGCAGCTCTCGGCATCGCCCTCCTCGGCTCCATCGTCACCGGCGTCTACCAGGGGTTCACCGCCCCGGCGCAGGTGCCTCCGGCCGTCGCGGAGGCGGCGCACGACTCGCTCGGCGGCGCAGTGGAGGCGGCGTCCTCGCTGGACCCGCAGACCGCGCACGCCCTGGTCACCGCCGCCCAGGACACCTTCGTGGAGGGGCTGCGGCTGGCCTCCGGGGTCAGCGCGCTCGTCCTGCTGGCCACCGCGGTCGCCGCGTGGTTCCTGCTCAAGGGCCAGAAGCTCCAGGACGGTGCCCCGGCGCACCCCTGA
- the argH gene encoding argininosuccinate lyase gives MSSNNGGDVRLWGGRFADGPAEALAKLSASVHFDWRLAPYDIAGSRAHARVLAKAGLLTADELDRMLEGLDRLEADVADGSFTGTIADEDVHTALERGLLERLGPELGGKLRAGRSRNDQVATLFRMYLRDHARTIGGLIADLQDALIGLAEAHPDVAMPGRTHLQHAQPVLFAHHVLAHVQSLSRDAERLRQWDTRTAVSPYGSGALAGSSLGLDPEAVAADLGFERGSVGNSIDGTASRDFVAEFAFITAMIGVNLSRIAEEVIIWNTKEFSFVTLHDAFSTGSSIMPQKKNPDIAELARGKSGRLIGNLTGLLATLKALPLAYNRDLQEDKEPVFDSCDTLEVLLPAFTGMMATLTVNRERMEELAPAGFSLATDIAEWLVKQGVPFRVAHEVAGECVKECEALGIELDGLTDEQFAKISEHLTPEVRTVLNVPGALASRSGRGGTAPSAVALQLTELKADLVIQHAWAQHRQ, from the coding sequence GTGAGCAGCAACAACGGTGGCGACGTCCGGCTCTGGGGCGGCCGGTTCGCCGACGGCCCCGCCGAGGCCCTCGCCAAGCTGTCCGCGTCCGTCCACTTCGACTGGCGCCTCGCCCCGTACGACATCGCCGGCTCCCGCGCCCACGCCCGGGTCCTCGCCAAGGCCGGCCTGCTCACGGCGGACGAGCTCGACCGCATGCTGGAGGGCCTGGACCGGCTGGAGGCGGACGTCGCCGACGGCTCCTTCACCGGGACCATCGCCGACGAGGACGTCCACACCGCCCTGGAACGGGGCCTGCTGGAGCGGCTCGGCCCGGAGCTCGGCGGCAAGCTGCGGGCCGGCCGGTCCCGCAACGACCAGGTGGCCACGCTCTTCCGGATGTACCTGCGCGACCACGCCCGGACCATCGGCGGGCTGATCGCCGACCTCCAGGACGCGCTGATCGGCCTCGCCGAGGCGCACCCGGACGTGGCCATGCCGGGCCGGACCCACCTCCAGCACGCGCAGCCGGTGCTCTTCGCCCACCACGTCCTCGCGCACGTGCAGTCCCTGTCCCGGGACGCCGAGCGGCTGCGCCAGTGGGACACGCGGACCGCGGTCTCCCCGTACGGCTCCGGAGCCCTGGCCGGGTCCTCCCTCGGCCTCGATCCGGAGGCGGTCGCCGCCGACCTCGGCTTCGAACGGGGCTCGGTCGGCAACTCGATCGACGGGACGGCCTCGCGGGACTTCGTCGCCGAGTTCGCGTTCATCACGGCGATGATCGGCGTGAACCTGTCGCGGATCGCGGAGGAGGTCATCATCTGGAACACGAAGGAGTTCTCCTTCGTGACCCTGCACGACGCCTTCTCCACCGGCTCGTCGATCATGCCGCAGAAGAAGAACCCGGACATCGCGGAGCTGGCGCGCGGCAAGTCCGGCCGGCTCATCGGCAACCTGACGGGCCTGCTCGCCACCCTCAAGGCGCTGCCGCTCGCGTACAACCGCGACCTCCAGGAGGACAAGGAGCCCGTCTTCGACTCCTGCGACACGCTGGAGGTGCTGCTGCCCGCCTTCACCGGGATGATGGCCACGCTCACCGTGAACCGGGAGCGCATGGAGGAGCTGGCCCCGGCCGGGTTCTCCCTCGCCACGGACATCGCCGAGTGGCTGGTGAAGCAGGGCGTGCCGTTCCGGGTGGCGCACGAGGTGGCGGGCGAGTGCGTCAAGGAGTGCGAGGCGCTCGGCATCGAGCTCGACGGGCTCACCGACGAGCAGTTCGCGAAGATCTCCGAGCACCTCACGCCGGAGGTGCGGACCGTCCTGAACGTGCCCGGCGCGCTGGCCTCCCGCAGCGGCCGCGGGGGTACCGCGCCGTCGGCGGTGGCGCTCCAGCTGACCGAGCTGAAGGCGGACCTGGTCATCCAGCACGCCTGGGCGCAGCACAGGCAGTAG
- a CDS encoding TetR/AcrR family transcriptional regulator, translating to MAMDRDQVLRAAAALLSRKSTATMDEVARAAGIGRATLHRHFAGRDALVRALEDLGIREFEQALDRARLGEGTAVEALRRLVAESEANAQLLAFLVTENQLFEGDQVNEGWARLDARVSALFRRGQSEGDIRIDLSPAWLTEALYGLIGTCAWAVMDGRVAAKDYQHMITELLLGGAQRKR from the coding sequence ATGGCCATGGATCGTGACCAGGTGCTCCGCGCCGCCGCAGCCCTGCTCTCCCGCAAGTCGACCGCCACGATGGACGAGGTCGCCCGCGCCGCAGGCATCGGCCGCGCGACCCTCCACCGGCACTTCGCCGGTCGCGACGCCCTCGTACGGGCCCTGGAAGACCTCGGCATCCGCGAGTTCGAGCAGGCCCTGGACCGGGCCCGGCTCGGCGAGGGCACCGCCGTCGAGGCGCTGCGCCGACTCGTCGCCGAGAGCGAGGCGAACGCCCAGCTGCTGGCCTTCCTCGTCACCGAGAACCAGCTCTTCGAGGGGGACCAGGTCAACGAGGGCTGGGCCCGGCTCGACGCCCGCGTCAGCGCCCTCTTCCGGCGCGGCCAGTCCGAGGGCGACATCCGCATCGACCTCAGCCCCGCCTGGCTCACCGAGGCGCTCTACGGCCTCATCGGCACCTGCGCCTGGGCCGTCATGGACGGCCGGGTCGCCGCCAAGGACTACCAGCACATGATCACCGAGCTGTTGCTCGGCGGAGCACAACGAAAGCGATAG
- a CDS encoding L,D-transpeptidase family protein: protein MRTALVTGSLIVTGLLAHGSPAHPWPLPPPLPARLADTGGGSQLITAVAPAPGSTTGRVTWWDRWGGRWYERGSAEARFGANGLTEGASRAQGTNTTPTGLYELPYAFGIRRAPAGTEFAYRPVTDASWWCQDNASGSYNRWVEPLPADCAPGEAEHLVAYGQQYAHAMVIGFNYGEPVRGRGAGIFLHVNGKGATAGCVSVPEGAMRAILRWADPERDPHIAIGTESGALAVTRY from the coding sequence CTGCGTACCGCCCTCGTCACCGGCTCACTGATCGTCACCGGCCTGCTCGCGCACGGATCCCCCGCGCATCCGTGGCCCCTGCCGCCGCCGCTGCCCGCGCGGCTCGCCGATACCGGGGGCGGCAGTCAGCTGATCACCGCCGTGGCGCCTGCGCCCGGGTCGACCACCGGGCGCGTGACGTGGTGGGACCGGTGGGGCGGGCGCTGGTACGAACGGGGCAGTGCCGAGGCGCGGTTCGGCGCGAACGGCCTGACGGAGGGCGCGAGCCGCGCCCAGGGCACGAACACCACGCCGACGGGCCTGTACGAGCTGCCGTACGCCTTCGGCATCCGCCGGGCCCCCGCGGGAACGGAGTTCGCGTACCGGCCGGTCACCGATGCGTCGTGGTGGTGCCAGGACAACGCGTCGGGCAGTTACAACCGCTGGGTGGAGCCACTGCCCGCGGACTGCGCGCCGGGCGAGGCGGAGCACCTGGTCGCGTACGGGCAGCAGTACGCGCATGCGATGGTGATCGGCTTCAACTACGGGGAGCCGGTGCGCGGGCGGGGTGCGGGCATCTTCCTGCACGTCAACGGCAAGGGCGCGACGGCCGGTTGCGTGTCGGTGCCGGAGGGTGCGATGCGGGCGATCCTGCGCTGGGCGGACCCGGAGCGCGACCCCCACATCGCGATCGGTACGGAGTCCGGGGCGCTGGCCGTCACCCGCTACTGA
- a CDS encoding argininosuccinate synthase: MTERVVLAYSGGLDTSVAIGWIAEETGAEVIAVAVDVGQGGEDLDVIRKRALACGAVEAEVADAKDEFADEYCLPAIKANALYMDRYPLVSALSRPTIVKHLVAAAKKHGAGIVAHGCTGKGNDQVRFEAGIQALGPDLKCIAPVRDYAMTRDKAIAFCEAKNLPIATTKKSPYSIDQNVFGRAVETGFLEDIWNAPIEDIYEYTSNPATPREPDEVVISFKEGVPVAIDGRPVTVLQAIQQLNERAGAQGIGRIDMVEDRLVGIKSREVYEAPGAIALITAHQELENVTVERELARYKRQVEQRWGELVYDGLWFSPLKRALDGFINEANQHVTGDIRMTLHGGRAVVTGRKSEESLYDFNLATYDTGDTFDQSKAQGFIDIFALSAKIAAKRDLA, encoded by the coding sequence GTGACCGAGCGCGTCGTACTCGCCTACTCGGGCGGCCTGGACACCTCCGTCGCCATCGGCTGGATCGCCGAGGAGACGGGCGCCGAGGTCATCGCCGTCGCCGTGGACGTCGGCCAGGGCGGCGAGGACCTGGACGTCATCCGCAAGCGCGCGCTCGCCTGCGGTGCCGTCGAGGCCGAGGTCGCGGACGCCAAGGACGAGTTCGCCGACGAGTACTGCCTCCCGGCGATCAAGGCGAACGCCCTCTACATGGACCGCTACCCGCTGGTCTCGGCGCTCTCCCGCCCCACCATCGTCAAGCACCTGGTCGCGGCCGCGAAGAAGCACGGCGCCGGCATCGTCGCCCACGGCTGCACCGGCAAGGGCAACGACCAGGTCCGCTTCGAGGCCGGCATCCAGGCCCTCGGCCCCGACCTCAAGTGCATCGCCCCGGTCCGGGACTACGCCATGACCCGGGACAAGGCCATCGCCTTCTGCGAGGCGAAGAACCTGCCGATCGCCACCACCAAGAAGTCCCCGTACTCCATCGACCAGAACGTCTTCGGGCGGGCCGTCGAGACGGGCTTCCTGGAGGACATCTGGAACGCGCCGATCGAGGACATCTACGAGTACACCTCGAACCCGGCCACCCCGCGCGAGCCCGACGAGGTCGTCATCTCCTTCAAGGAGGGCGTGCCCGTGGCCATCGACGGAAGGCCCGTCACCGTCCTCCAGGCCATCCAGCAGCTCAACGAGCGCGCAGGCGCCCAGGGCATCGGCCGGATCGACATGGTCGAGGACCGCCTCGTCGGCATCAAGTCCCGTGAGGTGTACGAGGCGCCGGGCGCCATCGCGCTGATCACCGCCCACCAGGAGCTGGAGAACGTCACCGTCGAGCGCGAACTCGCCCGCTACAAGCGGCAGGTCGAGCAGCGCTGGGGCGAGCTCGTCTACGACGGCCTGTGGTTCTCCCCGCTCAAGCGGGCCCTGGACGGCTTCATCAACGAGGCGAACCAGCACGTCACCGGCGACATCCGGATGACCCTGCACGGCGGCCGGGCCGTCGTCACGGGCCGGAAGTCCGAGGAGTCCCTCTACGACTTCAACCTCGCCACCTACGACACGGGCGACACCTTCGACCAGTCCAAGGCGCAGGGCTTCATCGACATCTTCGCCCTCTCCGCGAAGATCGCCGCGAAGCGGGACCTCGCCTGA
- a CDS encoding HAD domain-containing protein — MTSKPLLLIDVDGPLNPYAAQPERRPVGYTTHRMRPSGWTGAESSKPLRVWLNPSHGAELRALSDAYELVWATTWKDEANDWIGPHLGLPRLPYIDWPQMHGRAPGGTFWKTQYVLEYARGREFAWVDDDITDADREYADRHHLHRALLMRIDERIGLLPADFDALAHWAA, encoded by the coding sequence ATGACGAGTAAACCCCTGCTCCTGATCGACGTGGACGGCCCCCTGAACCCGTACGCCGCCCAGCCCGAGCGCCGCCCCGTCGGCTACACCACCCACCGGATGCGCCCGAGCGGCTGGACCGGGGCCGAGAGCTCGAAGCCGCTGCGCGTGTGGTTGAACCCCTCCCACGGTGCGGAGCTGCGCGCACTGTCGGACGCGTACGAGCTGGTCTGGGCGACCACCTGGAAGGACGAGGCGAACGACTGGATAGGCCCGCACCTCGGGCTGCCGCGGCTGCCGTACATCGACTGGCCGCAGATGCACGGGCGGGCACCGGGCGGCACCTTCTGGAAGACGCAGTACGTCCTGGAATATGCGCGCGGGCGGGAGTTCGCCTGGGTCGACGACGACATCACCGACGCGGACCGCGAGTACGCCGACCGCCACCACCTGCACCGGGCGCTGCTGATGCGGATAGACGAGCGGATCGGGCTGCTCCCGGCGGACTTCGACGCGCTGGCGCACTGGGCGGCGTGA
- a CDS encoding lysophospholipid acyltransferase family protein — translation MRMMFRTRVEGVENIPGSGPVILAGNHLTFIDSMILPLVCDRTVHFIGKDEYVTGKGLKGRAMAWFFTGSGMIPVDRDGANGGVAALMTGRRILEEGKIFGIYPEGTRSPDGRLYRGRTGIARLTLMTGAPVVPFAVIGTDKLQPGGKGMPRPGRVTVRFGEPMEFSRYDGMDRDRYVLRAVTDSVMAEVMRLSGQEYVDMYATKAKAA, via the coding sequence ATGCGCATGATGTTCCGCACCCGTGTGGAGGGCGTCGAGAACATCCCCGGCTCCGGGCCGGTGATCCTGGCGGGCAACCACCTCACGTTCATCGACTCGATGATCCTGCCGCTGGTCTGCGACCGCACCGTCCACTTCATCGGCAAGGACGAGTACGTCACGGGCAAGGGTCTCAAGGGCCGCGCCATGGCCTGGTTCTTCACCGGCTCCGGCATGATCCCCGTCGACCGGGACGGCGCCAACGGCGGCGTCGCCGCGCTGATGACCGGCCGCCGCATCCTGGAGGAGGGCAAGATCTTCGGGATCTACCCGGAGGGCACCCGCTCCCCCGACGGCCGCCTCTACCGCGGCCGCACCGGCATCGCCCGGCTCACCCTGATGACCGGCGCCCCCGTCGTGCCGTTCGCGGTGATCGGCACCGACAAGCTCCAGCCGGGCGGCAAGGGCATGCCCCGCCCCGGCCGGGTCACCGTCCGCTTCGGCGAGCCGATGGAGTTCTCCCGCTACGACGGCATGGACCGCGACCGCTACGTGCTGCGCGCCGTCACCGACTCCGTGATGGCCGAGGTCATGCGCCTGTCGGGCCAGGAGTACGTGGACATGTACGCCACCAAGGCGAAGGCCGCCTGA